A single window of Papio anubis isolate 15944 chromosome 8, Panubis1.0, whole genome shotgun sequence DNA harbors:
- the SFTPC gene encoding pulmonary surfactant-associated protein C produces the protein MDVGSKEVLMESPPDYSAAPRGRFGIPCCPVHLKRLLIVVVVVVLVVVVIVGALLMGLHMSQKHTEMVLEMSIGTPEAQQHLARSGHLGTTATFSVGSTGLVVYDYQRLLIAYKPAPGTWCYIMKTAPESIPGLEALTRKVQNFQAKPAVPTSKLDQVEGRDTGSAPSRGDLAFLGMAVSTLCGEVPLYYI, from the exons ATGGATGTGGGCAGCAAAGAGGTCCTGATGGAGAGCCCCCCG GACTACTCCGCGGCTCCCCGGGGCCGATTTGGCATCCCCTGCTGCCCGGTGCACCTGAAACGCCTTCTCatcgtggtggtggtggtggtcctTGTCGTTGTGGTGATTGTGGGAGCCCTGCTCATGGGTCTCCACATGAGCCAGAAACACACGGAGATG GTTCTGGAGATGAGCATCGGGACTCCGGAAGCCCAGCAACACCTGGCCCGGAGTGGGCACCTGGGTACCACTGCCACCTTCTCTGTTGGCTCCACTGGCCTCGTGGTGTATGACTACCAGCGG CTCCTGATCGCCTACAAGCCAGCCCCTGGCACCTGGTGCTACATCATGAAGACAGCTCCAGAGAGCATCCCCGGTCTTGAGGCGCTCACTAGAAAAGTCCAGAActtccag GCCAAGCCCGCAGTGCCTACTTCTAAGCTGGACCAGGTGGAGGGGCGAGATACAGGCTCAGCACCCTCCAGAGGGGACCTGGCCTTCCTGGGCATGGCCGTGAGCACCCTGTGTGGCGAGGTGCCGCTCTACTACATCTAG